Proteins found in one Serinicoccus marinus DSM 15273 genomic segment:
- the hpf gene encoding ribosome hibernation-promoting factor, HPF/YfiA family, translated as MELTVTGRKRDVPERFRRHIEDKLDKIQQLAPRVRRTEVVLTHEANPRQAKEAERCEITCYVHRTVVRAEAAADEEYAALDLAMGKLTERLRRIHDKRRVSHTGKHRLPSVAEATFGLPTEPLADRANGSSAPDAPRDPEEAVDEALQTQGNSPIEIREKVHSSPPMTVGEALSQMELVGHEFFLFHDADADRPSVVYRRRGWSYGVLRLDHADADPGDASEQPAAEVVAS; from the coding sequence ATGGAACTCACCGTGACCGGTCGCAAGAGAGATGTCCCGGAGCGCTTCCGCCGCCACATCGAGGACAAGCTCGACAAGATCCAGCAGCTGGCCCCCCGCGTCCGGCGCACCGAGGTGGTGCTCACGCACGAGGCCAACCCGCGCCAGGCCAAGGAGGCCGAGCGCTGCGAGATCACCTGCTACGTGCACCGGACCGTGGTCCGCGCCGAGGCCGCGGCCGACGAGGAGTATGCCGCCCTCGACCTCGCGATGGGCAAGCTGACCGAGCGGCTGCGCCGGATCCACGACAAGCGGCGGGTCTCGCACACCGGCAAGCACCGGCTCCCGTCGGTGGCCGAGGCGACCTTCGGGCTCCCCACCGAGCCGCTGGCCGACCGCGCGAACGGGTCGAGCGCACCCGACGCCCCCCGGGACCCGGAGGAGGCGGTAGACGAGGCGCTGCAGACCCAGGGCAACAGCCCGATCGAGATCCGGGAGAAGGTGCACTCCTCACCGCCCATGACCGTCGGCGAGGCGCTGTCCCAGATGGAGCTGGTCGGCCACGAGTTCTTCCTCTTCCACGACGCCGACGCCGACCGGCCCAGCGTGGTCTACCGCCGCAGGGGCTGGTCCTACGGCGTGCTGCGGCTGGACCACGCGGACGCCGACCCCGGGGACGCCTCGGAGCAGCCAGCCGCCGAGGTGGTCGCCTCCTGA
- the ahcY gene encoding adenosylhomocysteinase, whose protein sequence is MPDTMTTTGTELEHQVRDLSLAEQGRHQIRLAEHEMPGLMALRERFSRDQPLAGARIAGSLHMTVQTAVLIETLVALGADVRWASCNIFSTQDEAAAAVVVGPEGTPEQPRGVPVFAWKGETLEEYWWCTTRIMEWPGETGPTLILDDGGDATLLVLKGREWERQGAVPGAEEEDPEEWKVILETVRATMAQDPTRWTRVAEGVGGVSEETTTGVHRLYQLHEAGELLFPAINVNDSVTKSKFDNTYGCRHSLIDGLNRATDVLIGGKVAVVCGYGDVGKGCAEALRGQGARVIVTEIDPICALQAAMDGYQVARLEDVVGSADFVITATGCKDVVTVDHMMSMKDKAVLGNIGHFDNEIDMAGLARVPDVRRVEIKPQVHEWSTVEGRSIIVLSEGRLLNLGNATGHPSFVMSTSFANQVMAQVELHTRIEDYPLGVHTLRKELDEEVARLHLTSVAADLTELTKEQAAYLGVDVAGPYKPEHYRY, encoded by the coding sequence ATGCCCGACACGATGACGACCACCGGCACGGAGCTGGAGCACCAGGTCCGCGACCTGTCGCTCGCCGAGCAGGGCCGCCACCAGATACGCCTGGCCGAGCACGAGATGCCCGGCCTGATGGCGCTGCGCGAGCGGTTCTCCCGCGACCAGCCGCTGGCGGGCGCCCGGATCGCCGGCTCGCTGCACATGACCGTCCAGACCGCCGTGCTCATCGAGACCCTCGTCGCGCTCGGCGCGGACGTCCGCTGGGCCTCCTGCAACATCTTCTCCACCCAGGACGAGGCCGCCGCCGCGGTCGTCGTCGGTCCGGAAGGCACGCCCGAGCAGCCCCGGGGCGTCCCGGTCTTCGCCTGGAAGGGCGAGACGCTGGAGGAGTACTGGTGGTGCACGACCCGGATCATGGAGTGGCCCGGAGAGACCGGCCCCACCCTCATCCTCGACGACGGCGGCGACGCGACGCTGCTGGTGCTCAAGGGACGTGAGTGGGAGCGGCAGGGAGCGGTGCCGGGTGCCGAGGAGGAGGACCCCGAGGAGTGGAAGGTCATCCTGGAGACCGTCCGCGCCACGATGGCCCAGGACCCCACCCGGTGGACCCGGGTCGCCGAGGGCGTCGGCGGAGTCTCCGAGGAGACCACCACCGGGGTGCACCGGCTCTACCAGCTGCACGAGGCCGGTGAGCTGCTCTTCCCGGCGATCAACGTCAACGACTCGGTCACCAAGAGCAAGTTCGACAACACCTACGGCTGCCGGCACAGCCTGATCGACGGCCTCAACCGGGCCACCGACGTGCTCATCGGCGGCAAGGTCGCCGTCGTCTGCGGCTACGGCGACGTCGGCAAGGGCTGCGCGGAGGCGCTGCGGGGGCAGGGCGCCCGCGTCATCGTCACCGAGATCGACCCGATCTGCGCGCTGCAGGCCGCGATGGACGGCTACCAGGTGGCCCGGTTGGAGGACGTCGTCGGCAGCGCCGACTTCGTGATCACCGCGACCGGCTGCAAGGACGTCGTCACCGTGGACCACATGATGTCGATGAAGGACAAGGCGGTCCTGGGCAACATCGGGCACTTCGACAACGAGATCGACATGGCGGGCCTGGCCCGGGTGCCCGACGTCCGCCGGGTCGAGATCAAGCCGCAGGTCCACGAGTGGTCCACCGTGGAGGGCCGCTCGATCATCGTCCTGTCCGAGGGGCGGCTGCTCAACCTGGGCAACGCGACCGGCCACCCCAGCTTCGTCATGTCGACCAGCTTCGCCAACCAGGTGATGGCCCAGGTCGAGCTGCACACCCGGATCGAGGACTACCCGCTCGGTGTGCACACGCTGCGCAAGGAGCTGGACGAGGAGGTCGCGCGGCTGCACCTGACCTCGGTCGCCGCCGACCTCACCGAGCTGACCAAGGAGCAGGCTGCCTACCTGGGGGTCGACGTGGCCGGCCCCTACAAGCCTGAGCACTACCGCTACTGA
- a CDS encoding DNA glycosylase AlkZ-like family protein → MSTVLTLSPAQARRIALAAQGFGRPRPSEPGTRQLSGVLDRLGVVQIDSVNALTRSHYLPFFSRLGPYDQTLLDRLRDGSGVRGRARAGRRMVEYWAHEASLVGLDTWPHLGFRMRRPRTLAWRADLERQHPGLLDAVQAVVREHGPLTAREVEVHLPHGATRRTDHWGWNWSAVKTSLECLFETGEVTSAGRSSQFERWYAEPQRVLPPEVLLRAPGGPQAPEELESVTELLRMSLRAHGLGSQRCLGDYFRVRGPLVATALERLELAGEAERVTVRGWDRPVWLDPQARRPRRVEGAALLSPFDSLVWQRERVEQLWGFRYRLEIYVPAPQRVHGYYVLPFLLDEELVGRVDLKADREAGALVARAVHWEPGADVARAAPRLLAELEAMAGWLALGRVDLPA, encoded by the coding sequence GTGAGCACCGTGCTGACACTCTCCCCCGCCCAGGCGCGGCGCATCGCGCTCGCGGCACAGGGCTTCGGCCGACCACGCCCGAGCGAGCCCGGGACCCGGCAGCTGAGCGGCGTGCTGGACCGACTGGGCGTCGTCCAGATCGACAGCGTCAACGCGCTCACGCGCAGCCACTACCTGCCGTTCTTCTCTCGCCTCGGCCCCTACGACCAGACCCTGCTCGACCGGCTGCGTGACGGGTCCGGGGTGCGCGGCCGGGCCCGTGCCGGCCGGCGGATGGTGGAGTACTGGGCGCACGAAGCCTCGCTGGTCGGGCTGGACACGTGGCCCCACCTCGGCTTCCGGATGCGCCGCCCGCGGACCCTGGCCTGGCGCGCGGACCTGGAGCGCCAGCACCCCGGGCTGCTCGACGCGGTCCAGGCCGTGGTCCGGGAGCACGGTCCGCTCACCGCGAGGGAGGTCGAGGTCCACCTGCCGCACGGAGCGACGCGGCGCACCGACCACTGGGGGTGGAACTGGTCGGCGGTCAAGACCTCCCTGGAGTGCCTCTTCGAGACCGGTGAGGTGACCAGCGCGGGGCGCAGCAGCCAGTTCGAGCGCTGGTATGCCGAGCCGCAGCGCGTGCTGCCGCCGGAGGTCCTGCTCCGCGCACCCGGCGGGCCGCAGGCACCGGAGGAGCTGGAGTCGGTCACCGAGCTGCTGCGGATGTCGCTGCGCGCACACGGGCTGGGCAGCCAGCGCTGCCTGGGTGACTACTTCCGGGTCCGGGGACCGCTCGTCGCGACCGCGCTGGAGCGGCTGGAGCTCGCGGGGGAGGCGGAGCGGGTGACGGTCCGCGGCTGGGACCGTCCGGTGTGGCTGGACCCGCAGGCCCGCCGGCCGCGCCGGGTGGAGGGGGCGGCGCTGCTCAGCCCGTTCGACTCCCTGGTCTGGCAGCGGGAACGGGTGGAGCAGCTCTGGGGGTTCCGCTACCGGCTGGAGATCTACGTGCCCGCGCCGCAGCGGGTTCACGGCTACTACGTGCTGCCCTTCCTCCTCGACGAGGAGCTCGTCGGGCGGGTGGACCTCAAGGCCGACCGGGAGGCCGGCGCGCTGGTCGCCAGGGCGGTCCACTGGGAGCCCGGCGCCGACGTCGCCCGGGCCGCGCCGCGGTTGCTCGCCGAGCTCGAGGCGATGGCCGGGTGGCTGGCACTGGGTCGGGTCGACCTGCCAGCCTGA
- the mtrA gene encoding MtrAB system response regulator MtrA: MSARVLVVDDDQALAEMLGIVLRKEGYEVATCGDGGRAMPMFREFRPDLVLLDVMLPSKDGIEVCHELRAESGVPVVMLTARTDTKDVVLGLEAGADDYVVKPFKPQELLARLRARLRRSESGDDTRLQVGDVLIDVAGHEVTRGGEQIPLTPLEFDLLVALASKPSQVFDRESLLEQVWGYRHAGDTRLVNVHVQRLRSKIEKDPENPQIVVTVRGVGYKAGHP; the protein is encoded by the coding sequence GTGAGCGCTCGAGTACTCGTGGTCGACGACGACCAGGCGCTGGCCGAGATGCTGGGCATCGTGCTGCGCAAGGAGGGCTACGAGGTGGCCACCTGCGGCGACGGTGGCCGGGCCATGCCGATGTTCCGCGAGTTCCGGCCCGACCTGGTGCTCCTCGACGTCATGCTCCCGTCGAAGGACGGCATCGAGGTATGCCATGAGCTGCGCGCCGAGTCCGGCGTGCCGGTGGTCATGCTCACCGCCCGCACCGACACCAAGGACGTCGTGCTCGGCCTGGAGGCGGGGGCCGACGACTACGTCGTCAAGCCGTTCAAGCCGCAGGAGCTGCTGGCCCGGCTCCGGGCCCGGCTGCGCCGGTCCGAGAGCGGCGACGACACCCGCCTGCAGGTCGGCGACGTGCTCATCGACGTCGCGGGGCACGAGGTGACCCGCGGCGGCGAGCAGATCCCGCTGACCCCGTTGGAGTTCGACCTGCTCGTCGCGCTGGCCAGCAAGCCGAGCCAGGTCTTCGACCGGGAGTCGCTCCTGGAGCAGGTGTGGGGGTACCGGCACGCCGGGGACACGCGGCTGGTCAACGTCCACGTCCAGCGGCTGCGCAGCAAGATCGAGAAGGACCCGGAGAACCCCCAGATCGTGGTGACGGTGCGTGGCGTCGGGTACAAGGCCGGACACCCCTGA
- a CDS encoding ComF family protein: MPWRPGVDLRALLDLLAPQDCAGCAAEGSVWCGACESLLSVPPRPWRPTPCPAGFPPTWTGPDYSGVVRAGLVAWKEQDRVAATGALAQILRRSLRAAIAASPEHRAAVAVGRPVAVLPAPSSRRSTRARGRSPVGDLARAAAGPAAVVPGLVLRRRVRDQAGLSAAERARNLAGAVDLAPRAAARLAGLPCVVVDDIVTTGATLTDCARALAAGGAGPVVAATVAATSRHGAERDRAEHPLP, translated from the coding sequence ATGCCGTGGCGCCCGGGTGTCGACCTGCGTGCCCTGCTCGACCTCCTCGCCCCGCAGGACTGCGCGGGCTGCGCTGCGGAGGGGTCCGTCTGGTGCGGGGCCTGCGAGAGCCTGTTGAGCGTGCCGCCGCGACCCTGGCGCCCCACGCCCTGTCCTGCGGGCTTCCCCCCGACGTGGACCGGCCCGGACTACTCCGGCGTCGTGCGTGCCGGCCTCGTCGCGTGGAAGGAGCAGGACCGCGTCGCCGCGACCGGTGCGCTGGCGCAGATCCTGCGCCGGTCCCTCCGGGCGGCGATCGCGGCGTCGCCGGAGCATCGCGCCGCCGTCGCCGTCGGCCGCCCCGTGGCCGTGCTCCCCGCGCCCTCCTCCCGCCGCAGCACCCGCGCGCGCGGTCGCTCACCGGTGGGGGACCTCGCCCGGGCCGCCGCCGGTCCGGCTGCCGTCGTGCCGGGGCTGGTCCTGCGCCGGCGGGTGCGGGACCAGGCCGGACTGTCGGCGGCCGAGCGGGCGCGCAACCTCGCCGGGGCCGTCGACCTGGCGCCCCGTGCCGCGGCGCGGCTGGCGGGCCTGCCCTGCGTCGTGGTGGACGACATCGTGACGACCGGTGCCACGCTGACCGACTGCGCCCGCGCGCTGGCCGCGGGCGGTGCGGGTCCGGTGGTGGCGGCGACGGTCGCCGCGACGAGCCGTCACGGCGCCGAGCGGGACCGTGCCGAGCACCCTCTACCGTGA
- a CDS encoding aminotransferase class V-fold PLP-dependent enzyme has translation MTDVAEQAPSRERAARLDDQDPLAAYAERFERADGVVAYFDGNSLGRPVAGAAEAMASFVRDEWGTRLIRSWDEGWMGWPEQVGDLVGSAALGAGPGQTVVADSTTVLLYKVLRALVDHQLAVDPGRTELVLDTDNFPTDRYVAEGIAAERGLTLRWIDADPASGVREGQVREVVGERAGVVLVSHVAYRSGFVADAEAITRVAHEAGALVLWDTCHSAGSVPVRADAWGWDAAVGCDYKYLNGGPGAPAHAYLARRHHDLATLQQPIQGWMGRRDPFLMEQGYQPAAGIRALVSGTPPIVGMVPVRLGAQMLAEAGIEAVRAKSLALTDLAWSVVESWPEELGVVVASPREHARRGGHLTLRHPAFEEIYPRLWDRGVIPDFRSPDGLRLGLSPLSTTFVEVWDGLAAILEELQR, from the coding sequence GTGACGGACGTGGCTGAGCAGGCACCGTCGCGGGAGAGGGCCGCACGGCTGGACGACCAGGACCCGCTGGCCGCCTATGCCGAGCGCTTCGAGCGCGCCGACGGTGTGGTGGCCTACTTCGACGGCAACTCGCTGGGGCGACCGGTGGCGGGGGCCGCGGAGGCGATGGCCTCCTTCGTCCGGGACGAGTGGGGCACGCGCCTCATCCGGTCCTGGGACGAGGGCTGGATGGGGTGGCCCGAGCAGGTCGGGGATCTGGTCGGGTCCGCCGCGCTGGGGGCGGGCCCCGGCCAGACCGTGGTCGCCGACTCGACCACGGTGCTGCTCTACAAGGTGCTTCGCGCCCTCGTCGACCACCAGCTCGCCGTCGACCCGGGGCGCACCGAGCTGGTGCTCGACACCGACAACTTCCCGACCGACCGTTACGTCGCCGAGGGGATCGCGGCGGAGCGTGGTCTGACGCTGCGGTGGATCGACGCCGACCCGGCGTCGGGGGTGCGCGAGGGCCAGGTCCGAGAGGTCGTGGGGGAGCGCGCCGGTGTGGTCCTCGTCTCGCACGTGGCCTACCGGTCCGGCTTCGTCGCCGATGCCGAGGCCATCACCCGGGTGGCCCACGAGGCCGGGGCGCTGGTGCTCTGGGACACCTGCCACAGCGCCGGGTCCGTGCCGGTGCGCGCTGACGCGTGGGGGTGGGACGCGGCCGTGGGGTGCGACTACAAGTACCTCAACGGCGGGCCGGGGGCACCGGCGCACGCCTACCTGGCCCGGCGCCACCACGACCTGGCGACGCTGCAGCAGCCGATCCAGGGGTGGATGGGCCGCCGTGATCCCTTCCTCATGGAGCAGGGCTACCAGCCGGCTGCCGGCATCCGGGCACTCGTGAGCGGCACCCCGCCGATCGTGGGGATGGTGCCGGTGCGGCTGGGCGCGCAGATGCTGGCCGAGGCCGGCATCGAGGCGGTCCGGGCCAAGAGTCTGGCGCTCACCGACCTCGCCTGGTCCGTGGTGGAGAGCTGGCCGGAGGAGCTGGGGGTGGTGGTCGCCAGCCCGCGCGAGCACGCCCGTCGCGGGGGCCACCTGACGCTGCGCCACCCGGCCTTCGAGGAGATCTACCCCCGGCTGTGGGATCGCGGGGTGATTCCCGACTTCCGCTCCCCGGACGGCCTGCGCCTGGGGCTGTCCCCGCTGTCCACCACCTTCGTCGAGGTGTGGGACGGGCTCGCGGCGATCCTGGAGGAGCTGCAGCGCTGA
- a CDS encoding LpqB family beta-propeller domain-containing protein — MTRPAALLAAASVLTLAGCSGQLPMTPDPRPGLAVSQQSERQVERFLPPAEAGDSEMEIVQGFLRAGEGFASDDDVSRTYLTDELASDWVPTSDVIVYDGGGGLTLTRTGEGEVSVEMLAVGRVNEQGRLTELAPRTTTVTFGLTRVDGEPRISAFPDDARLWLSDTEFARAFRPTTISYLNPQRDLFVPELRWLPDSDGLPTAVTRAQLAPLPAHLEGAVRTGAQEGLRLATPAVPVDPSTLVATVNLRGATLAQDDTLAADLSSQLAHSLLGLTSVAGVEVQVAGQPLTLEGVEGAITGATQLPYAELEQSTDQVLLRVGEELTGVDPAQYALRDLPSTGEDRLPTVGLDWTGIAASADLEDLTAVSTDGSSFRRWRGEEVHTNAGIGDELTTPAVDSDEAFWLGGLQRSSQTPRIWVVDRADLDGVARPVETPWLADDDRVHGLSISPDGSRALVVLEQVDQDGQEEQGPHRLVLSGIVRDGQGRPVGLTEPAPVAAQLEDVTSARWSGAGEVLLVGQRATDAGPHPFRLPLGGWLEPLGELPGLVDAVPVPGATGVDVVARTRDGGVYVPEGQSGWQPVRNADQVVVPGG; from the coding sequence ATGACCCGACCGGCCGCGCTGCTCGCGGCGGCCTCGGTGCTCACCCTGGCCGGCTGCTCCGGGCAGCTGCCGATGACCCCCGACCCCCGCCCCGGTCTCGCCGTGTCGCAGCAGTCCGAGCGGCAGGTGGAGCGCTTCCTCCCGCCCGCCGAGGCCGGGGACTCCGAGATGGAGATCGTCCAGGGCTTCCTGCGCGCGGGGGAGGGCTTTGCCAGCGACGACGACGTGTCGCGCACCTACCTCACCGACGAGCTCGCCAGCGACTGGGTGCCCACCTCGGACGTGATCGTCTACGACGGCGGGGGCGGCCTCACCCTCACCCGGACGGGGGAGGGCGAGGTGAGCGTCGAGATGCTGGCCGTGGGCCGGGTGAACGAGCAGGGGCGGCTCACCGAGCTCGCCCCGCGGACCACCACGGTGACCTTCGGGCTCACGCGGGTGGACGGGGAGCCCCGGATCAGCGCCTTCCCCGACGACGCCAGGCTGTGGCTGTCCGACACCGAGTTCGCGCGGGCCTTCCGGCCGACCACGATCTCCTACCTCAACCCGCAGCGGGACCTCTTCGTCCCCGAGCTGCGGTGGCTGCCCGACAGCGACGGCCTGCCGACGGCCGTCACCCGCGCGCAGCTCGCCCCGCTGCCCGCGCACCTCGAGGGCGCGGTCCGCACCGGGGCGCAGGAGGGACTGCGGCTGGCCACCCCGGCGGTGCCGGTGGACCCCTCGACGCTCGTCGCGACGGTCAACCTGCGGGGCGCCACGCTGGCGCAGGACGACACGCTGGCCGCGGACCTGAGCAGCCAGCTCGCGCACAGCCTGCTGGGGCTGACGTCCGTGGCCGGGGTCGAGGTCCAGGTGGCCGGTCAGCCGTTGACGCTGGAGGGGGTCGAGGGCGCGATCACCGGCGCGACGCAGCTGCCCTACGCCGAGCTCGAGCAGTCGACCGACCAGGTCCTGCTGCGCGTGGGCGAGGAGCTCACCGGGGTCGACCCGGCGCAGTACGCGCTGCGGGACCTGCCCTCCACGGGTGAGGACCGGCTCCCCACGGTCGGGCTGGACTGGACCGGGATCGCCGCCTCGGCGGACCTGGAGGACCTGACCGCCGTGTCGACCGACGGCAGTTCCTTCCGCCGGTGGCGCGGGGAGGAGGTGCACACCAACGCCGGGATCGGGGACGAGCTGACGACCCCGGCGGTCGACAGCGACGAGGCCTTCTGGCTGGGCGGCCTGCAGCGCAGCAGCCAGACCCCGCGCATCTGGGTCGTGGACCGCGCGGACCTCGACGGGGTGGCCCGTCCGGTGGAGACGCCCTGGCTCGCCGACGACGACCGGGTGCACGGCCTGTCGATCTCGCCCGACGGCAGCCGCGCGCTGGTCGTCCTGGAGCAGGTCGACCAGGACGGGCAGGAGGAGCAGGGACCCCACCGGCTCGTCCTCAGCGGCATCGTCCGCGACGGTCAGGGCCGCCCCGTCGGACTGACCGAACCTGCCCCGGTCGCCGCCCAGCTGGAGGACGTCACCTCGGCCCGCTGGAGCGGCGCCGGTGAGGTCCTGCTCGTCGGGCAGCGCGCGACGGACGCCGGACCTCACCCCTTCCGGTTGCCGCTGGGCGGCTGGCTGGAACCGCTGGGCGAGCTCCCCGGCCTGGTGGACGCGGTGCCGGTGCCCGGCGCGACCGGTGTCGACGTGGTCGCACGCACCCGGGACGGCGGGGTCTACGTCCCGGAGGGCCAGAGCGGCTGGCAGCCGGTGCGCAACGCCGACCAGGTCGTGGTGCCGGGCGGCTGA
- the mtrB gene encoding MtrAB system histidine kinase MtrB, whose product MRRLLQWWRGSLRARVVTSTVLLGSLLAVLLGSVLYQQVARGLVDQAIASAQRDASQQVATAQRAFDSTDRRDDSGLRGLAEEQIQSMSGPSAEDGRRVQLLPALGNERGVVERMATGVAAEDIPASLQEAIDADPANQQVVVVPVSLEEGEERAAAVVVGSRVSLLRAGPYDLVLVYPLLREQETLNLVRQLFLLGGLGLVALVVGLALLATRMVTRPVEEVAKASQEVALGHLDERLPVVGNDEIAQLATSFNTMADSIQHQIRELRSLSQLQQRFVSDVSHELRTPLTTMRMAGDVLHASREDFTAPVARSAELLDQEMDRFEDLLAELLEISRFDSGAVTVERHEEDIVPTVRAAVDGVRTLADNLGTSLRLHLPQERVEVCMDGRRVSRVLRNLLTNAVEHGEGRPVDVTVAVTPQVASISVRDHGIGMDEEQRRQVFDRFWRADPARTRTTGGTGLGLAIALEDARVHGGWLQVGSEPGQGACFRLLLPRTHTHVIAEEPSPVPSTGSAATDAEVPAVVLALDTREDDS is encoded by the coding sequence GTGCGGCGGCTGCTGCAGTGGTGGCGTGGCTCGCTGCGGGCCCGGGTGGTCACCTCCACGGTGCTCCTCGGCTCACTGCTCGCGGTGCTGCTCGGGAGCGTGCTCTACCAGCAGGTCGCACGGGGCCTGGTGGACCAGGCGATCGCCAGCGCCCAGCGGGACGCGTCCCAGCAGGTGGCCACGGCGCAGCGGGCCTTCGACTCCACCGACCGGCGGGACGACAGCGGGCTGCGCGGACTGGCCGAGGAGCAGATCCAGTCGATGAGCGGTCCGTCGGCCGAGGACGGCCGCCGGGTGCAGCTCCTCCCGGCCCTCGGCAACGAGCGGGGCGTCGTCGAGCGGATGGCGACCGGTGTCGCGGCCGAGGACATCCCGGCCTCGCTGCAGGAGGCGATCGACGCCGACCCGGCCAACCAGCAGGTCGTCGTGGTGCCCGTCTCCCTCGAGGAGGGGGAGGAGCGGGCGGCGGCCGTCGTCGTCGGGTCACGGGTGTCGCTGCTGCGCGCCGGCCCCTACGACCTGGTGCTCGTCTACCCGTTGCTGCGCGAGCAGGAGACGCTAAACCTCGTGCGCCAGCTCTTCCTGCTCGGCGGGCTCGGTCTGGTCGCCCTGGTCGTGGGGCTCGCCCTGCTCGCGACCAGGATGGTCACCCGACCGGTGGAGGAGGTCGCCAAGGCGTCGCAGGAGGTGGCGCTGGGTCACCTCGACGAGCGGCTGCCGGTGGTCGGCAACGACGAGATCGCCCAGCTCGCGACGTCCTTCAACACCATGGCTGACTCCATCCAGCACCAGATCCGCGAGCTGCGCTCACTCTCCCAGCTGCAGCAGCGCTTCGTCTCCGACGTCTCCCACGAGCTGCGCACGCCGCTGACGACGATGCGGATGGCCGGGGACGTCCTGCACGCCTCGCGGGAGGACTTCACCGCCCCCGTCGCCCGCTCGGCCGAGCTCCTGGACCAGGAGATGGACCGCTTCGAGGACCTCCTCGCCGAGCTGCTGGAGATCAGCAGGTTCGACTCCGGGGCGGTCACTGTCGAGCGCCACGAGGAGGACATCGTGCCCACCGTCCGGGCCGCGGTCGACGGGGTGCGGACCCTCGCGGACAACCTCGGGACCTCGCTGCGGCTGCACCTGCCGCAGGAGCGGGTCGAGGTATGCATGGACGGACGTCGCGTCTCCCGCGTCCTGCGTAACCTCCTCACCAACGCGGTCGAGCACGGCGAGGGGCGGCCGGTGGACGTCACCGTGGCGGTGACCCCGCAGGTCGCGTCGATCTCCGTGCGGGACCACGGGATCGGCATGGACGAGGAGCAACGACGCCAGGTCTTCGACCGCTTCTGGCGCGCCGACCCGGCGCGCACGCGCACCACGGGTGGGACGGGCCTCGGGCTGGCCATCGCCCTGGAGGACGCCCGCGTGCACGGCGGCTGGCTGCAGGTCGGCAGCGAGCCCGGGCAGGGCGCCTGCTTCCGCCTGCTGCTGCCGCGGACGCATACCCACGTCATCGCGGAGGAGCCCTCGCCGGTGCCGTCGACGGGCTCGGCGGCGACCGACGCGGAGGTCCCGGCCGTGGTGCTGGCCCTGGACACGAGGGAGGACGACTCATGA